The genomic interval CGGACTGCGGCGAGTACAGCAGTTGCAACTGGTGCTCCTGCCAGCCGTGCCCGCGCACCAGTTCGGTTTCCTTGTGGGCGTTCTCGGTGTGGTGGCCGGGATAGCCCTCGTGGGCCAGCAGCCCAGGCAGACCGGGCAGCGCCACGGGAAAGTCGGTGTTGATGTCGATGCGGCTTTGCAGGTTGCCCAGCGGCCAGTTGTACCCACCCCAGGGTTTATCGGTCACCAGGTGAATGGTGAAGTTCTCGCCCGCGGGCAGGCCATACAGGTCGGCGGTGCGGCGGCGTAACTCGTGCAGGATGGGTTCAGCCACGCGCAGCACGTCGGCGTTGTCGAGCGTGACCCGGTCCCGCAGGCGCTCCAGCCGCTCAGTCGCGGAACCTGTGCCGGGCAGGGCGTCCTCGAAGGCTTTCAGGGCGGCATCGAGTTCGTCGAGCGGCGCCGTGAGAGGATCGATGTCATAAATGCCGCGCACTTCCTCCGCGAACGGCATTTTTTCTCCAGTGAGGAGGCGGGCGTGGGTGCGCATGGCCTGGCCCTGCGTGCGAAGCCACTCGCGCCGCCCTGCGTCCGGAACATCCTCGACGTGTTTCAGGAAGTCCTGCGTTTCTTGCAGCAGTGCCGCCGGGGCGCGCCGGGTTCTGTCGGCCCACTGCGGCGGGCCGCTGTAACCGTCGATGAAATGCTGGACGTGCGTGTCGATGCCGTGGGCCAGTCGAACGTAACGCTCTGCAATGTTCATGTCAGGAGCATACAGGCTGTGCGCGGACTGGCTCAGGGGTTCCTCATGGAATCCGGGTTTTTTCAGAGGGCCGCTTCCGTCACAATAACCGCATGAAGTTAGTGAACCTGACGCGCAAGCAACTTCGGATTACCGGGGCCGCCTTCGCCCTCTCGGCAGGTCTGGTCGCCTGTGGCAACAACGACAGCACCTCCACCCCCATCAGCGACGGGCGCTACAACGTCACCGTGAACTTCACCGGTGTCAGCGGCAAGCAGACCATCACGGTCAAGGCCGCCAGCGGCACCACCGAAACGGCCAACGGCACGTACACCATGAACAGTGGCGGCATTCTGCACCTGGTGCCTGGCACGTACACCATCTCCATGCCCACCATCGGCGGCAAGACCCCCACCGCCCAGACCGTCACGGTCATCAACGCGGCCCAGACCATCACCTTCGCTTACTGAACCGGTGGCCAGATGCCCGTGGACACCCCACGGTCAATAACTTGAAACCCTCTGCGAGTCATTCCGCAGAGGGCTTTCCAGTTATTCCGGCAATTAAGCCAGCAGACCCTTGGGGCCGTGCAGGGTGTTTTCCACCACTTCCGTGACTTCGGCCTCGAAGCGGCGCAGATGCTCGCGCAGCCTGTCCAGCTCCAGCACGTTCAACTCCGGCAGCCACAGCACCGAGCGCCCCAGCACCGCGAAGGTCAGCGGCGCGTCCGGGTCGTCCTCCTCGGGTTCCACCGGATCCAGGTTCAGTGACCCGTAATCCAGGCCCTGGTTCATCAGGTTCATGCCCATCAGAATGTCCGGCAGGCTGTCCTCCTCGACGTACAGGTCGAGATCCAGGTGCAGGCGCACGATTACGCCCCCCTGCAGGTCTTTCTCCGCGAACAGCGCCACGCGGGTGTCCCCGTGCTGCACCAGCGCCCCGTCCTCGACTGCTTCGACGGTAAGGCCGTTTTCTTGCAGGGACGCCATGATGCGCTGCAACTCCACTCGGTTAACCGTCATGGCGGGAGTATAAAGCGCCAACCGTGACGGAATTGCAATGGCAGGCAGCAACGAGGCGGGTGGGCTGTGGGCTTCAGGTTAAGGAAAAAGGTTTTTTGTCAGGCGTGGTACACCCAGACTTCCTGCTCTTCGTGCCAGGTGCGGTAAAGCTGCCCCAGCAGCCGCAGGTGTTCCAGGTGGGCCAGGGTTTCGGCCAGGGCAAAGCGCCGCCCGCTGGTGTTCAGGTCACGCGGAAACATCGCGTGCGACAGGGCGTAGGCGCTGCGCGGTTCCTTGCCTGCCTCAAGCTTCATGAAGTCCAGCCGCTCGTGGTGGTGTGACCGCAGTTCACGGGCGCGGGCCTGCACGCCGCCCATGACCGGGCCGTGATGCCCCACCACCGCGCGCTCGGGGTTCAGGGCTTCGAGTTTGCCCAGCGTCTGCAGATAATCGCCCAGCGGATCCGGGCGCGTGTAGGCGTACAGGCCCACGTTGGGGCTGATGCGCGGCAGGATGGCGTCCCCGGCAATCAGGGTGCTGTCCTCGGCGTTCCACAGGCCCAGGTGACCGTCGGCGTGGCCGGGCAGCCACAGCACTTCCCAGTCCTTGCCGGAGAGGGACACGTGCTGACCCTCACGCAGCGGCGTAATGCGGCTGGCCGGCTGCACGCGCGGGTTTTCACCGGTCAGCCCCGCCAGGAATTCGTCCGGCAGGCCGTGGTCGCGGAAGTGTTTGACGTGGCCCGGTAACCACTCCTTGAGCATGTGCCAGTAGCGCTCGCCCCGCCCGATCTCCACGTCCAGCATCAGCACGTTCGCGCCGCTGCGTTCCTCGATGACGCCCGCCAGCCCGTAGTGATCCGGGTGGTGGTGCGTGATGACCAGCTGATCCACGTCCGACCAGTGCCGCCCCAGCGCCGCCAGGCCGTCCTCCAGCGCCTGCCGGGCCTCCGGGGTATCCAGGGCGCAGTCCACCAGGCTCAGCGGCCCGCCGCGCGGCGCGTCCAGCAGCACCGTGACCGTTTTCATGGGGTAGGGGATAGGCACCTGAAGGGCGTACAAACTGCCCAGCACAGGCGTCAATTCGGCAGCCGGCAAAGTCATTCAACGAGCCTACACCCACACGCCACGCCGGGAACGTCAGCGGGAAGACAAGGCAAAGCAGCAATGCGGTGAGCCTGCCGCTAAGCTTCCCCCAGTCCCTCCGCGCTTTTTTCAGGGGTCGGCCTTTCAGGCTAATCCGTGTCGCCAGCGAGGCGGCTGAAAACAGCGGTTTACCGCCCCGTACAAACGAAAGTGGGCTGGCCGCTGCAGGTCACCGTGGCGACGCCGTCCTGCCAGACTTCCACCACCGCCCCCGAGGAGTTCAGCGCGGGTTTTCCCGGCGTCGTCACGGGCACCACCGTCACGCTGACCGGCCCGACGGGCACGCGGGCGCTGACGCTTCGGCCGCTGCCGATGTGCCGACCCTGCACGAACACGTTGGCCTCGACACTGCTGCTCACCACCACCGTACCCAGGGCGGGGCGCAGGTGCGCGTACACCGGCGTGCTGGTGCCGGGCGTGACGGTCACGTCCTGCACCCAGCGCTCGAATCCGGGGCGCTGCACCTTGACTTCCACGTGGCCGGCCGGGACATCGCGCACAGTCAGGAAGGGCGTGTGGCCCACCGCCTGACCGTCCACCGTGACGGTCGCGTCGGGAACGTTCGACTGGATGGTCAACTCCCCGAACGGGGCCACCCGGTATGTCGTGGACGCCACGTTGTAACCGCCTGCCGGCAGGGTCTTCGCGGCAGCTTCCACCACCTCTGAAACGCCCTTGACGCTGGTGACGCCCCGCGCGGCCTGGAGGTTCAGGGGTTCCACGCTGGCGACCGTGAAGAGTTGCACGGCGAAGAGTTGCCTGGGGTCTGGCATGGGCGGAAGAGGAAGCTCCACGGTGGTGCCGCCCGGCACCTGCACGGGCTCCAGCACGCTGGCCCCCAGGGGCACGCTGCCCCAGCTACCGTTATTCAAGGGCAGGACGATCACGCTGACGAAAGCGTTTTTATCCGTGCGTACCGCCAGCGCCTGCGGCCCCGGGGTGCGGTACACGTCGCGGCGCAGCGAACTTTGCACCAGGCCTGGCCCGGCGGGTTGCGCCGCCACCTTTACCAGCGCGCCGCGCTGCGCCTGCAGGGGCGCGGGCAGGCAACTGCTCAGGAGCGCCATGCCCAGCGCCAGTCCCACGAACTTTGTGCCCATCCTGTGTTTCATTGCCTTCCTCCAGACTGGCCTGAACCATCCCCCATGTTCTTGGCAGCTTCTCCAGTGCTGTTCGTCCCAGATCCAGGGAGAAGCACGAAGAACTCCTGTCGCTTTATCACAAGCCGCTGGACTGACCGGCCACTGACTGCTTGAATATTCAGCTACTCCCAGAGGCCGCCGGGTGGGAAGCGGCGCAGGGCACGCCACAGCTACGCGCTTACGTTTCTGCGGGTTCCGGCAGGGCCTGCGGCGTCACGCTCAACCCCGCCTCGTCCTGCGCCCACGTCATGAAAGCGTTCAGGCCGCGCGCGAACATCACCGGGCGTTTCTCGCGTTTTCCCAGTTTGCGGGTTTTTCCCGTCTTCTCGTTGATTTCCACGGGCAACTCCGGCACCAGCGCCCAGTTCACGTTCATCGGCTGAAAGCCCTTCGGGTTGGCGCTGGCCAGGTAACGCACCAGGCCGCCCAGCATCGACTCGGCCGGGGGCGTCAGGGGTTGCAGGCCGCGGGCCAGCCGCGCCGCGTTGGTGCCCGCCAGCCACCCGGTCGCGCTGGATTCCAGGTAGCCCTCGGTGCCGGCCAGGACGCCCGCCACCAGCTTGGTGGGGTCGGCTTTCAGTTGCAGGGTGCTGTCCAGCACGGCCGGGGCGTTCAGGTACGTATTGCGGTGCATCACGCCGTACCGCACGATTTCGGCGTTCTGAAGGCCGGGAATCAGGTGTACCACTTCCTTCTGGTCGCCCCACTTCAGGCCGGTCTGGAAGCCCACCAGCGACCACATGCGCCCCTCGCGGTCTTCCTGGCGCAGTTGCGCCACGGCGTAAGGCCAGCGCCCGGTGCGCGGGTCATCCAGGCCCTTGGGCGACATGGGGCCGAAACGCGGGGTGTCCACGCCGCGCCGCGCTATTTCCTCGATGGGCATGCACCCCTCGAAGAACTCCAGTTTCTCCCAGTCGTGCGGCGTGTGGGTGCGGGCCTGCTCCAGCGCCCCGAAAAACCGCAGGTACTCTTCTTTGGTAAACGGGCAGTTGATGTAATCCGCCGACTGGTCGTAGCGCCCCGCCCGCCACGCCACCGTCAGGTCGATGCTGTCCACGTCGATCACGGGCGCCGCTGCGTCGTAGAAACTCAGGCGTTCACTGCCGGTCAGCCGCGCTACGTCCTCCGCCAGCGCCTCCGAGGTCAGCGGCCCTGAAGCGATCACCACCAGGCCCTCCGGGATGACGCTGACCTCGCCCTCCACCACCTCGATCAGCGGGTGTTCACGGATCAGCCGCGTGACCCGCGCGCTGAACTCCTCGCGGTCGACCGCCAGCGCATTGCCCGCCGGGACTTTCGCCGCGTCCGCCGACCCCACGATCGCCGCGCCCACCGAGCGCATCTCCGACTGCAGCAGGCCCTTGCTCTGCTGAATCCCCTCGCCACCCAGGCTGGTGGAGCACACCAGTTCCGCGAAATTCCCGGTGCGGTGGGCCGGCGTCATCCGGGCCGGACGCATCTCGTAAAGCCGCACCCGCACGCCCTGACCCGCCGCCGCCAGGGCCGCCTCGGAACCCGCCAGGCCCGCACCAATCACGCTTACCACAGGAACATCACTCATCGTCCGGCAGTGTACGGGTTCGGCCGCTCAGGCGCAGGGTGACCCGCCACCATCCTGATCCCTTTGCCCGCCGGGCGAACGTTCCTGAACCGCCCTGCCGTGAGTCGCTGCGTGCCGTTCAGAGGTGTTAAATCGCTTACATCCGTAATGCATTGGTAATGCAGCGCCGGATAGTGGCGCCTATGTCCAGTCCATCCATCATCATCATCGGGGCCGGGATCGGGGGCCTGACCCTGGCCCGCACCCTGCTGCTGCACGACCTTCACATCGAAGTGTACGAAGCGCAAGCCCACCTGCAAGCCCCTGGCGGCGGCCTGATCGTGCCGCCCAACTCGGCCCGCATCCTGGAACGGCTGGGCCTGCGCAGCGTCTTTCAGAACGGCGTTTCCCTGCGCCGCATGCAGATCATCGACGCCGTGAACGGCCAGGCGCTGTACGTCCGTGACCAGCACGAGGTGGAACGCCAGCAGGGCCGGGGTCTGTGGGCGGTGTCGCGCAGCGTCCTGCAGGCGGGCCTGCTGGAAAAACTGCCACCCGAGGTGCTGTCCCTGCAACACCGCCTGGACACCGTGCAGGAGCGTGGACACGAGTCGTATCTGTCGTTCACCAACCGCCGCCATGTGATCGGTGACCTGATCGTCGGCGCGGACGGCGCCCAGTCGCGCACCCGCGAAATCCTTTTCCCGCACGTGCAACTGCAACCCACCGGGCAGACGGCCGTGCGTGGCGTTCTCGCCGCCCGCCTGCCCGCCAGATACGAGCAGAGCTTCACCGAATTCTGGGGTGTGGGGCAGCGCTTCACCTGTTTTCCCATCAATGACCGCGAAGTGTACTGGCACGCCGTGCTGAAATCCGGGGATGTGTCCCCCACAGTCACGATCCCGCAACTCGCGCAGGCCTATGAAAGCTTCCCCGCGCCGGTTCAGGCCCTGATTCAGGAAACGCCGGAGGCCGCCATGATCGTTACCCCCCTGCGCGACCTCTCGCCCCTGCCCGAATGGACGAAAGGCAACGTGGTTCTCCTGGGCGACGCCGCGCACGCCACCAGCCCCAACCTGGGCCAGGGAGCCGCGCAGGCCATCGAGGACGCCGCCACCCTGGCCGACCTGATCGCCACCGAAAGCGACGTTCACCAGGCGGCCCGGCGCTTTCAGCAGCGCCGCGAACACGTGGCCAATGCCGTCGTGGCCCGCTCGCGCCAGATGGGACAGCTCGGGCAGGTGGGCGGTGCGGGCCGCTGGTTCCGGAACATGACCCTGAAAGTCAACCCGGATCTGGCCCGTAGCCGCATCGAGGCTTTCTACGACGAACGTTGACCCAGCGTGCCCTCAGCGTTCCGGCGTGCCCCCCAGACTGAATTTCACGCGCGACAGCCCCTCGTACAGCAGGGTTTTCAGGGCGTACAGGCGGTCTTCGGGTGTCGGCAGGGTTTCGTCAAAGAGGATTTCCGGCGCGGGGACGCTCACGACCTGCACGCCGTAAGCCCTGAAGATCCCCGCTGCCCGGCGCGAGTGGCTGGGGGACGTGACCAGCAAAACCCTGTTCCAGCCGCGTATCCTGGCGTACTCGCCAACTCTGCTCGCCTCATCCCGCGTGGTGGTCACGTTGCGCAGGGTCAGCACCTGCGGCCCACCCGTGGGGTACAGGCGGCGAATGTACTCGCGTTCCAGCACGCTCATTTTCGGGCAGTTCGCCGCGCCGATCAGGCCCGACTGCTCGGACACGGTGACCATGGGGGCGTACCCTTCCCGCCACAGCTGCAAGCCCATGATCAGACGTGTAAAGCTGCTGCTCGCCAGCGCCCGCGTGCCGCACTGCACCCCGCCACCCAGCACCACCACCGCGTCCGCCGGAACTGGCGTTTCCTTCAGCGTCAGGGCCGCCAGGGGGCTGCGCAAGATGGGCGTCATCAGGCACAGAAACAGCAGCGCGACCAGCACAGATCCACCCACCTGCAACAGTCGCCGCGCTGGGCGGTAAAGGCCCAGCAGGCCACAGACCGCCGTCAGCAGCAGCAGCAGGCCCGTCGTGGCCCGCACCCCACCGACAAAAGCCGCCAGCACCGACAACGCGCCGCCCAGCACCAACCCCGTCCACAAACCGCGCCACGGATGATTTCTGGGCGCAAGCGATTCGGGCACGTCACGAGTGTAAAGACGCCGCACAGGAAAGTCACGCCGACAAAACCCGGGGCAGCTGAAACTGCTCACGCCTGACGAGGATTCTGGTAAACCAGGGCTGAATCTGGTCTCAGGACAACCCCAGCGCCTCCCTCAACTGCGCGTGCGAGTGGACGATGTGGCTCACGCCGATGTCGCGCAGCCTCTTTTCATCGCCGGTGTGGATGTGGCTGCCAGCCAGGAAACCCCAGGTCGTGGCCCCTGCGGCGACTCCGGCAGTGGCTCCGGGCGCGCTGTCCTCGATGACCAGGCAATCGTGAATGGAAACGTTCAGTTGCCTGGCGGCGTACAGGTACAGGTCCGGGGCAGGTTTGCCAATTTTATTCGTCAGAGACGGATCGTAGGCGCGGCCCTGAAAGGCGGGAAGCAGCCCCGCACCTTCCAGCTTCATGAAGAGGCGGTTGTGCTGGCTGTTGCTCGCCACCGCGAACGGCAGGCCGGTACGCTTCAGGGCCGCCAGCGTTTCGGCAGCGCCCTCGATCACCGGAACCTCCTCGAAGGCCCGGTTGAACCGTTCGTCCAGCATGGGCAGAAAGTCCTCGGGGGCTTTCCAGCCGCGCTGTTCCTCCAGTTGTTGAAGAACCCCGCTGAAGCGTTGCCCGGCGGTCAGGCGCGTGATCTCCTGGCGCGTGAAATGCAGGTCATATCCGGCGAAAATTTCGGCCCACAGCGCCGTAATCGAGCTTTCCGTGTCGATCAGCACCCCATCGAGGTCAAAGAGAACAGCGGCGAAGGTCCGGGTGGGCATCAGGCGCCGGGCATCCAGTGAGGCTCGGCGTGTTTCAGCGCCAGCGTTTGTGCGGGTGCGGTCAGCCCGGCCGGCGTGTTCTGTTCGCCTTGCTCGGTGCGCGGCGTCACGAAGAAAAAGGCCAGGCCCAGCAGCACGTACACGGTCAGCAGCAGCACGCCCTCGAACCAGGTGGCCTCGCCGTCGCGGGTCACGGCGGACACGGTGATCGCCACCGCGACAATCGCCACCAGTTCCAGCGGGCTGGAGAACACCAGGTTCATGGGTTTGCCGATGAAGTAAGAAATCAGCACCAGCACGGGCGCGGTGAACAGGGCTACCTGAATGGTCGCGCCCACCGCGATGTTCATGGCCAGGCCGATCTTGCCCTGCCGCGCGAAGTAACTTCCGGCGATGTACTCCGCGAAGTTCCCCACCACCGCCAGCACGATGATGCCCAGGAAGAACGGGCTGAGGCCCAGTGTCTCGGACGTGGCTTCCAGGGCGCCGGACAGCATCTCGGACATCAGGGCGATCAGCAGGGTCGCCCCAACCATGACCGCGCCCGCCTGCCAGGTCGGCCACAGCGGGCCGCCGTGCCCATGCCCTTCAGTGTGCGCCGAGCCGTCCGTACCCTCGGCGTTCCCATGCTCATCAGCACTGTTCTCATCTGCAGTGTCGAGTGCGAACACGTCCTTGTGCGTCACCAGCGTGTACACCAGGTTCAGGGCGTACACCGCGATCAGCACCACCGCCACGCCCAGGCTCAGGTACTCGTCCAGATTGTTGCGGGCCGCGTCACTGGCCGCCGCGAAGCCGGGGAGGCGCTCGGTGTAATCGAACAGTGCCGGAATCAGCAGCGCGATAACGGTCAGGAACAACATGGAGTTGAGCTGTCCGGCGTTGTGATGACTGAACTTCTGCTGTTTGCGTCCCAGGCTGCCGATCAGAATGGCCAGGCCCAGCCCCAGCAGCGCATTGCCGATGATGGAACCGGTGATCTGCGCCTTCACCACGGTGGTGTTCCCGGCCATCAACACGAAAATGGCAATGATCAGCTCGGCCAGGTTCCCGAAGGTCACGTTCAGCAGCCCGCCGATGGTCTGCCCGGCCCGCTCCGCAACCTGCTCGGTGGCCTTCCTGAGCCAGTCGGCCAGCGGGATGATCGAGATCACCGAGGTCAGGAACACCCACAGCGGCGGGGCGTGAAACACGTGCTCCATCAGCAGGCTGACCGGAATGAAGATCAGCAGCAAATTCATCCACATGGGGCGCAGTGTAAAGCGTGAAACGTGCGGGCAGCAGAGAAAAACCGAGAGAGCAGAAAGAAGAAAGCCGGTCTCATCAAAAAGAAGGGCGCAGGCCCGTGCCCACGCCCCTCTGCTCTCCTGACGCCTACTCGCTTTCCCCGGCGCTCTCCACACTTTCCGGTTTCAGCAGCGGGAACAGCAGCACGTCGCGGATGCTGTCACTGTCGGTCAGCAGCATGGCCAGACGGTCCATGCCCATACCCATCCCGGCGGTGGGCGGCATACCGTACTCCAGCGCCAGCAGGAAGTCCTCGTCCTGCTCGTGCGCTTCGTCGTCGCCGGCATCACGGCGGGCGGTCTGGGCCTCGAAGCGGGCACGCTGATCCAGCGCGTCGTTCAACTCGCTGTAGATGGGCGCCAGCTCGAAGCCGGCCACGAACAGGTCGGCGCGTTCGGCGAGGTTCTCGCGGCTGCGGTGCTTTTTCACCAGCGGGCTGATCGCCAGCGGGACATCCACCACGAAAGTCGGGTCGACCAGCTCATGCTCGACGTACTCGCCGAACAGCTTGTCCAGCAGTTTGTAATCCGGCACCTTGCGCATTTCGGGGTGGCGGCTGTCCGTCCACTCGCGCAGTTTCACCAGGTCGGTCGGGTCGAAGTCCAGGCCGGCTTTCTCCTTCAGGGCCGTCACGAAATCCAGGCGCTTGAACGGCAGGCTGAAATCCACGGTTTTGCCCTGGTAGGTCAGGGTCGTGTCGCCCTTCACTTCCTTGACCAGGCCGTGCAGCATCTGCTCGACCAGGCGCATCATGTCGTTGTAGTCGCCGTAAGCGAAGTACGCCTCCAGCATGGTGAATTCCGGGTTGTGGGTGCGGTCGACGCCCTCGTTGCGGTAGTTGCGGCCAATCTCGTACACCTTCTCGAACCCGCCCACCAGCAGGCGCTTGAGGTACAGCTCCAGGCTGATGCGCAGGCTGAATTCGTGCCCGAGCTGGTTGTGGAAGGTCTTGAACGGCTTGGCTTCGGTGCCGCCCGCCACAACTTGCAGGGTCGGCCCTTCGACCTCCATGAAGCCCTGGGCGTCCAGAAAATTCCGGATGAAGCGAATCTGCTGCGAGCGAATGCGGAAGCCTTCGCGCCGTTCGGGGTTGATCATCAGGTCGATGTAGCGGCGGCGGGCGCGGAGTTCCTCGTCCTGAAGGCCGTGAAATTTGCTGGGCAGCGGGTGCAGGCTCTTGACCAGCGGTTGCCAGCCCGTGACGTGCAGCGTCAGTTGCCCGGTTTTCGTGACGAACGGGTGCCCCTTCACGCCGATGATGTCGCCCAGGTCGATTTTCTTGGTGGGGTCGAAATTCTCGGTGTCGGCTTTGCTGAAAAAGAGCTGCATCTTGCCCGTCTCGTCGTTCAGGTCGGCAAAAGCGGCCTTGCCCATGTGGCGCATCAGGGTCACGCGCCCGGCCAGGACATACTCCTCGGTGTCCCATTTCTGCCCGGCTTCCAGTTCGCCGGGGTGCGCGGCGTAGACGTCCGAGGCATGGTGAGCCTGTGGGTAACTGTAGGGGTGAGACTCGAACCCGGCCGCGACCTGCGCGTCCAGGTTGTTCAGGCGCGCCACCGTCTGCTCGTGCAGACCTTCCGGGCGCTGGGGTGGGGTGCTGGGCTGGGCGTCATCCGACATGCCCGCAAGTATAGGGTCGGCACAGGAACTCGCTGTAGAGCCGGGTGGCGCAGGGCGTAGACGACTGGGAAGAAGGCGGATGCCGCTGGCCGCTTCCCTAAAGGTTTTCTTGGCCTCATGTAAAACGGGGTTGGGTTTCCTCTTGTAGAAAGGCATTGCGGACGTGACAGGCTGCCTGCATGCCGGACAAAGATGACAAGAACAAGGGCCACACCAGCCAGCCGCAGGACTACGACCGCAACAAGAAGGAAGTTCACGAGATCGAGCACGACGAGAAGCCTTCCTTCAAGGGCGTGAACGACCGCGAGGCGAATTCTGCTCGCAACAACGAGCACGACCGTCTGAAAGACAAGAAGGACGTGGAAGAGGCCCGCAGCGTTCCCGCCACCGAGCAAGGCTAAGCACAAGCAAAAGAAAGACCGGACAGAGCGTCCGGTTTTTTGGTTCTCCTCGCTTCTCTCAGGGTGCTGTTGGCGACTCTGGCCCCCAGGGTTACAGGCTCTTGGGATCGATCCACCCGCGTTTGATCCCGTACAGCACGGCCTCGGTGCGGCTGCCGACGCCGAGTTTGCTGAAGATGTTCGCCAGGTGAACCTGCACGGTGCGGGGGCTGATGTCCAGGTCGCGGGCAATTTCCTTGTTGGTGCGTCCGGTGGCGGCCACGCGCAGCACTTCCAGTTCGCGGCTGCTGAGGTCGTCCTCGGGGGGCGTGGGGGTGGTGCTCGTGCTGAAGCGTTCCAGCACCTTGCGGGCAATGCTGGGGTGCAGGGCGCTTTCGCCCGCCGCGACGGCCCGAACCGCGCCGAGCAGGTCGTCCTCGGAGGCGTTTTTCAGCAGGTAACCGGCTGCGCCGGCTTCCAGCAGGGCGAACACGTAGGCGTCGTCGTCGTAACTGGTCAAGACCAGCACGCCCACGCCGGGGTTCTCGGCCTTGATGGCTTTGGTGGCTTCAATGCCGTTCATGCCGGGCATTGACACGTCCATCAGGATCACGGCGGGACGCAGGCTGCGGGCCTGGGCCACCGCCTCCTCACCGTTCCCGGCCTCGCCCAGCACCTTCAGGTCACTTTCACCTTCCAGCAGTTCGCGCGTGCCCTTGCGCACCACCGGGTGGTCGTCCACCAGCAGCAGGGTGATGGTCTGGGGCGCGTCGGTCTCCATGTCGTGCATACCTGAAGCATACCTGCCCTGGCCGGGCGACATCCCGGCAAACCGTGCGGGTGGGCGCTGCCTGCGTGCGGGTTATGTCGGAAAGCCTGAGCGCAGGGCCAGCAACGTGAGCTGGCCGCGCCCCACTTGATCCGCCACCAGAAAACCGCCCCATCACTGGAGCGGCTTCCGGTTGAGTCGGCGTTGTCGCCGGTGTGTTCAGCCCTTGCTGAGGGTCTTCCAGAGGGTGCCGGTGCGGAAGGAGATCATGGGGTTGAAGGTCTCGGTGCCGATACCTTTCAGGTTGTCGCGGTAGGCCAGCAGACCGGGGTTGCTGGGCATCAGGATGTAGTACGCCTGATCCTGGGCGCGCTTGGCGACGTTGCTGTACAGCTCGTTGCGTTTGGCGGTGTCGGTGGTGCTGCGGGCCTCGTCGATCCAGGCGTCGAGTTGCGCGTCGGTGAAGTTGCTGCGCGGGTGGTAGTAGCCCTTGCTGTGGTAGATGGTGTAGATGAAGTTATCCGCGTCGGCGTAATCGGGGGCCCAGCCGGTCATGACCATGGCTTCCTTGCCGGCCTCGGAGTCCTTCAGAATCTTGCTCCACTCCTTGGCGACGATGTTCACCCGGAATTTGGGATTGATGCTCTCGATGTTCTTTTTCAGCAACTCCATGCCGGTCTGCGCGGGTTTGCTGTTGGCGCGGTAGGACACGTTGATGGTAAAGCCGTTTTGCCACACCTGCCCGCCCCAGGCTTTCTGGAAGGCGGCCTTGGCGGCGGCCAGGTCAAACTTGGTGGGCGAGAGGCTGGCGTCGTACCCGGGGAAGGATTCGGGCAACATGACGTTGCGTTCGCTGCCCTTGCCCGACTGCACTTCCTTGATGTATGTGGGCACATCGAAGGCCGCCACGAAACCACGGCGAACGTCCACGTCACTGAAGAAATTGGCGGGCATGCCCTGGCCGTCGAGTTTGCCGCTGCCCAGTTGTCCGCCGTTGACGTTCTGGTTCATGGCGATCCCGAAGGCGCTGGTGTCGGGCAGGTCGTCGAGCAGCGCCACACCGGGCTGGCCCTTGATCTGCGTTTCGACAATGGGGCGGCCGCCCGTCTCGATCAGGTCGGCGTCGCCTTTCAGGAAGGCCTGAA from Deinococcus fonticola carries:
- a CDS encoding MBL fold metallo-hydrolase gives rise to the protein MTLPAAELTPVLGSLYALQVPIPYPMKTVTVLLDAPRGGPLSLVDCALDTPEARQALEDGLAALGRHWSDVDQLVITHHHPDHYGLAGVIEERSGANVLMLDVEIGRGERYWHMLKEWLPGHVKHFRDHGLPDEFLAGLTGENPRVQPASRITPLREGQHVSLSGKDWEVLWLPGHADGHLGLWNAEDSTLIAGDAILPRISPNVGLYAYTRPDPLGDYLQTLGKLEALNPERAVVGHHGPVMGGVQARARELRSHHHERLDFMKLEAGKEPRSAYALSHAMFPRDLNTSGRRFALAETLAHLEHLRLLGQLYRTWHEEQEVWVYHA
- a CDS encoding PEGA domain-containing protein, which codes for MKHRMGTKFVGLALGMALLSSCLPAPLQAQRGALVKVAAQPAGPGLVQSSLRRDVYRTPGPQALAVRTDKNAFVSVIVLPLNNGSWGSVPLGASVLEPVQVPGGTTVELPLPPMPDPRQLFAVQLFTVASVEPLNLQAARGVTSVKGVSEVVEAAAKTLPAGGYNVASTTYRVAPFGELTIQSNVPDATVTVDGQAVGHTPFLTVRDVPAGHVEVKVQRPGFERWVQDVTVTPGTSTPVYAHLRPALGTVVVSSSVEANVFVQGRHIGSGRSVSARVPVGPVSVTVVPVTTPGKPALNSSGAVVEVWQDGVATVTCSGQPTFVCTGR
- the trmFO gene encoding methylenetetrahydrofolate--tRNA-(uracil(54)-C(5))-methyltransferase (FADH(2)-oxidizing) TrmFO, with translation MSDVPVVSVIGAGLAGSEAALAAAGQGVRVRLYEMRPARMTPAHRTGNFAELVCSTSLGGEGIQQSKGLLQSEMRSVGAAIVGSADAAKVPAGNALAVDREEFSARVTRLIREHPLIEVVEGEVSVIPEGLVVIASGPLTSEALAEDVARLTGSERLSFYDAAAPVIDVDSIDLTVAWRAGRYDQSADYINCPFTKEEYLRFFGALEQARTHTPHDWEKLEFFEGCMPIEEIARRGVDTPRFGPMSPKGLDDPRTGRWPYAVAQLRQEDREGRMWSLVGFQTGLKWGDQKEVVHLIPGLQNAEIVRYGVMHRNTYLNAPAVLDSTLQLKADPTKLVAGVLAGTEGYLESSATGWLAGTNAARLARGLQPLTPPAESMLGGLVRYLASANPKGFQPMNVNWALVPELPVEINEKTGKTRKLGKREKRPVMFARGLNAFMTWAQDEAGLSVTPQALPEPAET
- a CDS encoding FAD-dependent monooxygenase — translated: MSSPSIIIIGAGIGGLTLARTLLLHDLHIEVYEAQAHLQAPGGGLIVPPNSARILERLGLRSVFQNGVSLRRMQIIDAVNGQALYVRDQHEVERQQGRGLWAVSRSVLQAGLLEKLPPEVLSLQHRLDTVQERGHESYLSFTNRRHVIGDLIVGADGAQSRTREILFPHVQLQPTGQTAVRGVLAARLPARYEQSFTEFWGVGQRFTCFPINDREVYWHAVLKSGDVSPTVTIPQLAQAYESFPAPVQALIQETPEAAMIVTPLRDLSPLPEWTKGNVVLLGDAAHATSPNLGQGAAQAIEDAATLADLIATESDVHQAARRFQQRREHVANAVVARSRQMGQLGQVGGAGRWFRNMTLKVNPDLARSRIEAFYDER
- a CDS encoding YdcF family protein translates to MPESLAPRNHPWRGLWTGLVLGGALSVLAAFVGGVRATTGLLLLLTAVCGLLGLYRPARRLLQVGGSVLVALLFLCLMTPILRSPLAALTLKETPVPADAVVVLGGGVQCGTRALASSSFTRLIMGLQLWREGYAPMVTVSEQSGLIGAANCPKMSVLEREYIRRLYPTGGPQVLTLRNVTTTRDEASRVGEYARIRGWNRVLLVTSPSHSRRAAGIFRAYGVQVVSVPAPEILFDETLPTPEDRLYALKTLLYEGLSRVKFSLGGTPER
- a CDS encoding HAD family hydrolase — protein: MPTRTFAAVLFDLDGVLIDTESSITALWAEIFAGYDLHFTRQEITRLTAGQRFSGVLQQLEEQRGWKAPEDFLPMLDERFNRAFEEVPVIEGAAETLAALKRTGLPFAVASNSQHNRLFMKLEGAGLLPAFQGRAYDPSLTNKIGKPAPDLYLYAARQLNVSIHDCLVIEDSAPGATAGVAAGATTWGFLAGSHIHTGDEKRLRDIGVSHIVHSHAQLREALGLS